The sequence GATCAGGATATATAAAAGTGTgaatttattcaaaataaaaaatatttttcaatcatccaaaattcataatgttaggATCCATATAACATAGAATTAATGAAATCAAAAGCATTTAGTGACTAAGAGATAAGAGAGATTTTAGAATAATAACATTAGACTAATTCTAGGGAGGATCTTAGATGATATATATTAGAATATAGATTATGTAATAGAATCTTAACATAACATAATCCCGCTTATTTCTTaatgataattaatattagtTTCAAACGTCATCCAGCTTCATCTATTTACGACTGGATGAAATTATTCGGGCCAACAAGAGCATCACAACTCTTACAACATAACATAATTCTCTTCCCTTTTCATTATTGATAAAGGAATCAAAATATCCCGCAATGATTCCCTTCACTCTATGATTCCTAATCTGTCATTGTTCTCACTGTACTAATTATCGATCAAGTTGGCAAATAAGATACCACATGCTTCGACGAggcctaattatatattatcctctaTGATTAACTACTTTTAACatcctaatttttaaaattttaaaaaatatattaaattttttatacttaaaaaaataaaatattgggaTCGGCAAGTGGGAGGGAAAGTCGGTTCTCGATCCTTTAacacccttacaacttgattcttcttttgacaggcttaggagagaacctttacaccaatGATTACTTCTTTCTTAAACAGAAATCAACCTTAGACTAGAGAAGGAgaactctcacaagattacaataaattttttccttattttttgttctcagttcttgTGTGATGTAAGCagagatgagaagggtatttataggcttcaaacggattcaaatttggagcctaaaagtatctcatccccgatttttggggtattggcggtaccaccgcccagtctgacggtaccaccacttgacaaagtctcggagactaggctctaatggtaccaccgcctggtatGGTTCTAAGTGGCCGAGTGGGtcttccattcgacccaactcaACCCTAACGTAGGCCTAattagtccctaattgagttggcctaattatattctaaatcgactcaataagactctaaactaactcaatctagacatagtCGATtccaagcgaatcctatgttgtccgacttgtcattggtttatccgacacttcgtccaatccttcgacgtattgcccaatcggcatgttgactcccgcaacttccgatctccttggcgcaaagtCCGATCCTTCgatccgatgcccgaattcacgacaggaagccttctactgacaagtcgatcgatcctccgaccgacgtccaattttctgatatGTTCACTCTGGCCTAACGTCTTAttactcctactttaatcaatttctcttttctgattgaagctagtcctgcgtcacttaaacgcacattagatcacaaactcatcaattgattttatcatcaaaattcgagattcagcaACGTACCCCTACTTTGGCGAGTAAGAGATACTATTCCTTTTGTTATTAAGAGTGTAATGTAGATTTAACTCCATTCACTATTACGAGATCATAAACTCGTTAAGTAGGAAAAAGCCTCATTATCTATTATTGAAAGAGTATTCCTTCATGCATTTGATATATGTAATACGATTATTGAGTTTTAAACATATATTTGTTTTATAATTGGTTTAAAAAGGTTTCTCTTTAATAttgttgaaattttttattttatttttaagttttaaagTAACCTCCTAATAATACTATACCAAATTTTAGTAGAGAACAAACATTGATAGGGCTAGTTGAATTTTATTTATGAGTTAGCATCACTATATTTCTAAATAAAACCTCTGActacttttaatttatattttgataaataaataaattataatacttatttattatatatatattaataaagtaatatttatttatttgacttttgatatatggaatgatGTTTTAATCCTatgaaaaaaaatcctaaatgtggtaatattttttcttgtataatgtaacaatttataactaaaaaaaataatataaataaaatattcatgactAAATTCATCATTTCGGCTTCTCGTTATCCTGGAAACAAAGATAAATTATTGTATAttggtcatcatgcataatttgattTAGTTACCTCATTTGAATAGACAACTAACATTCTAATCATCAAGCTATCGTTGAATctgtaaaattttacaatcaaaatcagaaataagcaCTTTATGGGGAGGAATCATGGTTTAGAATTTATGTAACAACTTGGGTAATAATGACATAAATATAAGAAGAATAAGGTCAATTCTCAGAAAGAATGAATGAATGATGCAAGATCGagggataataaataatttatcataatttttaaaatttttattttaattgtcaCTAAAGGACTTTTACCCTAGATTTATACCTCCAAAACAACAATTTTTTATGTCGATAGAATATTCTCTTAAATGTTGGCTAATTGTAAAAATATTTTGCCCATGAGAGATAATTTGGggaataaaagttcaattaagattttaggaagaattttataatttaaattatataataatattggttaaaaaaaactttagtaaatcatcaataagcatacacctatgataaaaatgatgaaattaaaatcagttggaccattatgatattccaacaaACACTAAATAATTCAATTGTGTAGTCATCTAGATTGAGTCTTTTTTACCAAAATTCATAGATCttataaaatcttaaatttacttatattcaaaaggtatgaaaagttaagattagaaattatatgtagagTAGGCCAAGTTTGAGCAATCGATTAATTCCAAAATTTGGAGTAAAAGACATAACTTCGACCCTAATTTGATCATCTTTGTAACAAATCTCACTATCTTCCCGAATACATTGGATTTTGCTTTTGTCCTACACTCATGTAAGTCACATTGTGATAAGATTTGGTGTTATGGTCACCCCTCATTTGTCCATTTTGTCCATATCATAATCTACcgtctcaaattaatttatctaaaaatggtttgaAGTGGATTGATTGTTAAGGCTCATATAGCATTCTTAACTTGGAAGTCTTCAATTTACTAGAGTGTCAAATGTTCTTTTTTTTCGAGATTCGTTAAAAATTAgcaattccataaattaaaaattcCCTTAAACATTCAAAATCAGTAGTAAAATAATCCCTCACACGACTATTCtatctttagcatccttatgtttatctgaaaattttgaaactaaaaatggctctctttttttcagatgattattttctttatttgaattaggAAAAAGTAGTGATCAGAGGCAACTTGAGCAATTTAATGAtcttttcactatctattgatcttagtgataactaaggctcttaagtcaaatcaattttatcatttacttggcaagttagatatcatggataatgtctaacagaggggagtgcttagaaggatcacactaaatctaataattaactactattttcatatgatgtctgaaatgataatgttaaatgtaattacttattgtcattttcataaaaaatatatgaaaacgATATGTTTTTCTCAttattgtaatacaataaatatgaaacatatatatatatatatataatttcatggaAAGAGTGCATGAATATGGCAATCGGTCCTCGAAACATTTCTCTGTTTCAGATGAGGAGAGTTTGATATCTTCTCACACTAAGAGTCATCGTCCTTCTCTAttctctatataatggacaataagttggactctttcaaatctctgatcgttggaatggatggtacgctcaatagcacccatagcatcaacctcggaagtagcggtcgtccccttcccgataacttgctggcagagatcctctcctacctcccagcaaagaccttctttaggctcctctctgtttgcaagacctttcgccagctctcatcagattctcattttctcctttcacagacgtaccacaacaatgtcatctccggcttctttccccACATCAGCAACGTTCCTGGGTCCTTCTTcctcgttgacccctacgccggtgtgcccagaagcaGCCTCGAATTCTTGTCCTACAGGAAAGTCGTAATCCTTGGGTCAGCGggtggcctcgtctttgtctTGCAGTACAAAGATGATGCCTTATGCGTCTACAACCCGGCCCGTGGGACTCGGTGCCGGCTGCCCTCCCCGCCGAGCAAGTATTGGACATGGGGCGGCATcggcatcgcggtgagattcatgaacgatggagatggggtgacgaaaGGCTACAAGTTGGTCTACCTTTTACGGACCCCAGCAGGGAGCTCGTTTcaccgctgtcaggtctatgactcgtctgcgagggtgtggacgatggacaaggaactcgacttcggtcggatggaactacatttggagcacccggtggTCTGCGACGACGTCGTGTTCTGGGCATCGTCACATTCGGAACCgttcgagaggatcgaccactatgtcgtcgcctttgatgtgaggaaggagcgcacgcagatcatccctctaccgaaagaagcagccgtcgcctGCTTCgacacgatcggaataggcaagtgggaggggaagtcgctgtgcctaatccaTTACGAAATGTGCACTTGGGTGttcggactgtggctgctgaggaagacaaacgacggtccgccaggGTGGGTGAGAGTGCATGAGGTGAGCTTAGGCCAGATAGGGTTCAGGGAACTCCCCATCGTGAGTTCCGTAATCCTGAGTGAGGTGGCGACGACCACGTTACTTGTTTTCACCATACAAAACGAAGCATATAGCTATGATATAAAGGATGGAAAACTCAAGAAGCTGGTATCGCTGGGATGCCATTACCCAccgttgatcccttactctaatacgcttcggccatgcggtgaagaagaggagctGTTGGAAACAACCCGATGAgactttttcctttttccctgTCATGTATGCATTGCCGCAGAGAGACCAAAAATAGCATGAAAAATTTTCTTCGGTTTCTCTTAGTGTCCAATGCCTTACTCTTTCTTGTAGTACAATGAAATTATACTACTTTTTAAAAGGCATTATAGATCAAGATATATAAAAGTGTgaatttattcaaaataaaatatttttcaatcatCCAAAATTCAAAATGTTAGGATCCATATAACATAGAATTAATGAAATCAAAAGCGTTTAGTGACTAAGAGATAAGAGATATTTTAGAATAATAACATTAGACTCATTCGAGGGAGGAGCTTAgatgaaatatattataatattgatTATGTAAGAGAATCTTAACATAATATAATCCCACTTATTTCTTGATGATAATTAATATTAGTTTCTCACGTCATCCAGATGAAATTATTTGGGCCAACAAGAGCATCAAAACTCTTACAACATAACAGAATTCTCTTTTTTCATTATTGATAAAGGAATCAAAATATCCCACAAACAATATAATACAATAAAAACATAAGTCTCTTTATTTCTCCAATACAAATAAGGAGAGTTTGAGCTTGATTCCCTTCACTCTGTGTGATTCCTAATCTGTCATTGTTCTCACTATACTAATTACCGATCAAGTTGGCAAACAAAACCTAATTACAAATTACCTTCTATAATTAACTATCTTTAACAACCTAATTTTTaacctttcaaaaattatattaaaatttttatacttacgaaaataaaacattaaaatccctctaagattaaaaagataatttcataggattaaaaatcaaaaaaaattattaaagtaACATGatcaaatgttttactttcataaatataaagatcttaatataaattaaaatattaaaataaataattacaaagattaatctataattagctccaTCCACAAAGCCATCAGAGAGCATTAAAAGAGCCTGTTTGAATGATCTAATTGGCCATGCGCTTGTGAAGCAAACCATCAAGCGTCTACAATTGACAACCTTAGAacctaattatgaaaataataactaTGCGTATTCTTTTATAAGTTTTGGTGCCGTGAACATTGTTGATGTTATGTTCTATTTCCTAGCAAAACTGCATCCAAATTATGGAAGTTCTTGCACAGTAGAAACTGTGACTGGGTGGACAAGAACACAGTCAAGCTGCATAAAAGAAAAAGTTACTGCAAGTCCACGAAGAACATGAAGAAGCCTATTCACTACCACGCAGAATTCTTTTACAATGTTTCACTACTACGCAGAATTCCATGAAGATGAAGTTACTGCATGTCCATGAAGAACACGAAGAAGACTATTCAAACTTACAATGTTTTACTGCTACGCAGAATTCCATGAAGATAGCCACCGGCCATTATCAAGGACACGAGAGAAACGACACCTGCAGGGAATACCTTTCCAGACTTCTTGTAGCGAGACCCCATTACAGCTAGAAGAGTCACAGACGTACCTGATAAGTAAAACAGGCAGGTTAAGCACAAGGAGGAAAAAGATATAGCTTGAGCAGAATAGCCATGGTAGAACCGGTTAGAATCATACCTAACCCCAGGGATGATGCGTATAAAGGTCGTTCTGGAAGCTGGGTGTACACGTGACACAATAACGCAGCCGATACCCCTCCGGCAACTAATGACTTCTGGCTGCAGCTCTTCACAAATCCCATTACACCGCCAGCTACAAGGATGCCAATGGGAGAAAAGAAATGTTTAGCCTTCCAATGGAGGAATGCTTGTTTCAAACACAAGCAAGAATGCAGCAGAAAAGGAAAGCTGCTGTGGTTTACATGTCTTATGGGGATAGGAATGTCCATAACCCTCGTGGCTCCATACAAGATATGAAGTCCAACCTAAAATTTTGGATCCATTAACATTACAGGATCAAGTATGGATCCTAGATCTTACCCAATGATACATAAATTGGAATGTCCTATCTGAATCTTAGGTACGGGTCCTCATTTTGGATCCATAAGCTTATCAGATTCAGACCCCAAATGGATTTTGAGTTGAGTATGGCCCGAAAACATCCATATTTATAAATGGCAAAAAGTATGTTTCACAAAAACAAATTGCTTACGAAACTCAGAAACAATAATGAGCACATATAACTTGCAGGGATGGACAATATGACCAAAATATGATTTCTTGGTGACGTTGAAGTACCGAAATAAAGAGAAAAACATCTACACGAGTTGGTAATGAGACATGCATCTTTCAACGTGTGTGTCTTCCCGTAACACTTAAGTCATGTCAGAAAAAAGACCAATGTTAAGATTAGATGTCTGGATATGTACAATGTTTGGGTTAGTCCTCAAAAGGTAATGCATGCTCAGGAAGATTATTTGTAGACTACACATCATATCAAATATGTATCAATACACAGCTTTTTCAGAGTAAGGGTTGTCAACATTTTGAATCTGCTCAGGTTGAGATACCATATGTCAGGCaaaaaatttctttacccaaaataCTTGTCATAAATCTCTGCAATTCAAACAGAGTGCAGCCTCTGCTAAATGCACAAAAAGTAGCTCATGATAATAGCCTATTCTcactattatctttttttttccagcTATGTATGATGGTTCTTAACAGAGTACTTAAATGCAATAATTACTTATGAGAACTTAAAATGGAAAGTGAGAAATGAGTGCCACATCTGTACAGATAGATATACAAAAGCCTTTCATAACTAGACTCAGAGGATACATGCACCAAGATACAAAAACGATCGATGCTGAGAGTCGCCAGTGTTAGGTCATAACAATGGAGATGTTCATACTTCCTAATACTCTTCCCTCAGAGATTCACCTTTTCCTCCATCTCTAAATCAATTCAAGACTACTACGCCAACAAACACATGATACCGTCATTTAGATATTGCTGCTGCATTAACATCATTAACAAATTTTAGCTGACTTAGAACTATATTCATATAACTAAAAAGATGATGTACCAGCACTTACTAGGAGTTCTTTGTTGAATGAACATCTAGTCTTTAGTGACAACCAATACAAAGTTAGTAACAAGCATCTTATCACTTATCTTAATGTCAAGCTTAAGCAGCCAAACCTGCACTAGTAAGCAAAAAACAGCCTTACAAATGGCACTGCACAGATGATCCTTCCCACTAGGTCCTCTGTAATTGTTCCAAATTACACCACATGCAGACAAAACTATCAGGGGAAAAAGTCAGTTTTGTTAAGGGGGATTGCTAGTATATCCTATGAAGGTTAATGAAATTAAAAGAGTAGCTCTTCAGCACAACTAAAACTTAATAAAATTGTGCACCAGCTGAGCAAAGGCAAAAGGGCTACATTTCTGCTGCATAAGCCGATGAATAAATTGCATTATTTTTCTATGTGGATAATCAAGCAATTGATTTTACGATATACCAGAGTTGTTTTCTACCAAAAATGACACAATAGCACCATTTTGAGTTTTACAAAATATTTTCACAACAAGATGACTGTTGTTTTCTGGTCTGCAATATCTAaactcaatattttttattatatcagaTTCTAGAACATAAAAAAACATGGGGTGTTCACTTGGGTTCCACCAAGAAATGTTTGGCTCATGGTATTGACCTCGAATCCTTTTGCCGCAAGAAGGTGTGTCCACTAGATTCTGGTGCAGAGATAAGATTAGGACAAGTTATTCGACAAATATGATCCAATTAACAAGGTCACACACAGAACTCGATGGGAACGATAAAGGACATGAGTCATTTGCTGGGGAACAAAGTGGGCCAGTGTGTAAAGGAAAACTCCACCTGATTGGATAAAGGCTTTACGAAGGATGCCCTAATTGAGGGCAACTACAGCACCAAGTAATGAAATATCAGACAGATCATAACTGATGGGCTAAGTTTACTGTCAGAACAGATCAAGGGAATCGGATTACCTCCGAGGAGGGCAGCATAACCCAGCGTTAGCAGCTGAGATGTGGACTTATCCATCTTCTACTTATCCTCGTTGCACCAATTTCACCGTCGCCTCCACCTCCTGGACCACCCGATCAGAGGCGGCGATGAGACAGACGCTCCCGCCAACGATCGGACAAAGGACAGGGGATCAGGTAGGGGGGTAGGCGGCGGGCGGATCAACCGGCGAAGGTCGCCCGTGGCGGAGAGACGATTTAAGGGCGGAAGAAGACTCCAGAATATTGATTAACATTTAAAAGTACACAGTCAAAGAGTCCTCATTTTCTCACCTGCCCCGTAGTTGGACACTGATCGACCAATCCGTGGAGCCCATGGGAATACTTCACCTACAGTTTCAGTTGGGCCCCACCGATTTGGTTTCCGAAGTCAGAGATGGAAAATGTTTTCCTTCAAAAGTAATTATAGTTTATccaatctgaaaataaaataatagtGTTGATCATGACTTTTTGGGATTTGTTGGTTttgaagagaggagaaaaagaaaagtaaaagGCATTCTATTAGTGTACAAAAGTGAATAATGTTTTGAAATGtaggaaaaaagaaatatactATACTAAATAATATTACATGATTAAGTCATAAAAGGGAGATTCAAGAAATTTTCtttctaattaaaataaataaattatagaaaACAAATAACTTTTTCTTAAAAGAATAATTTCTCATACTAATATACTAAATCACTAAGATTTATTTTAACATATGTTGTTTTACATATTAATAATCTTTACATGTGTACATGACATaataactcataataaattattaatatgatgacatgtataatttaaatttaaaaaataattaatatttatttaaacccCTGTGATTTTTGTCATGGACCACTTAAACCCTTATGATTTACTCGCGTCTAAAATAATCTTTACATTTTCAACACTAGAGAAGCTACATGTGTATGGTGCCTTATTAGATAGTAGTGGTTATATGGTATTGCTGGTGGTCACTTTCACGATGACGTCTCCTCCCGTCATTGATGATGGTCTTactttttttttagtttaaattacatatgttattatattaatgatttattatgagttagtatgTCACGTAAATAGATTCTAATATTTATTAATTCAGTCTTGATGAGAGAGACtaatatgctatattttttaaaatatatgagttattttaaatataaataaatcataaggaCTCAAGTAGTCCATGGCCAAAATCACATGAGATAAAATgaatcttaaattatatatatcattatattaatattttattatgagttagtataTCATGTAAATAGATTTTAGCATTTGTTAACTCCAACTTGAcgagaaaaatttatataatatattttttaaaatatagaggtTACTTTACACAGAAATAAACTATAAATGCTTAAGAGGTCCATGACCAAAATGATTAAAATGAAtcttgacctttttttttttcatgaaattttttATGCAACTAAACATACTCTTAACTATGAATTTAATTAGGATACTTATTGCTACTGATCATACAACACCCAATCCGAGGGCCTTTCCAACTGATCTCTTCAGGATCAGCTCACACAATCCAGCTTCATGTTGAAAGCCATCCACAGTTAGCATTCATCAACTACATAAGATAGCATCACTCAGATCAGCACAATGGTTATCTGAACCACACAAAACATTAAGGACAACAAGATGAACAATGTCTTCCCCTTTATTGGATTCAGAGGTCTCACAAAATGATTATCTATGAGCAATCAAAAAGATGAgtacaaaacaaaataaaaaaaattgacaagaatgGTTCCGCAGATCAAGACAACCTTCTGGCAATCTTGCAAAGTtgctgataaaaaaaaaagtcacGGATCCAAAATTAACAAATCATTTACAGAGGTTGTACCTACCAACTTCCATATCACTGTGCATAGCTCTTCACTGGCTTTCATTATCCACACTTAAAGATTCACCAGTTTATGCACCCGAAGGTCGATAGGAATCTCCAATGGAATTATATCTGTTGttagatttggaaagaaaaaaatcATACAAATTCAGAATTAGATGACTCGTCATTGGCTGATTCTGAGCAATTCAGTGGTCAAATCTCAGGAAGTCTTGTCCGGCAAGAAAAGGTACCGAAATCTTGAatcaaatgggatgatgctaaaacTCCGAACACCGAGTAACCTCTGCTTCCACTGTGGTTTAGAATAGTGAACTATAATTATTTGATCCGAGGAAAGGTAGC comes from Musa acuminata AAA Group cultivar baxijiao chromosome BXJ3-3, Cavendish_Baxijiao_AAA, whole genome shotgun sequence and encodes:
- the LOC135633127 gene encoding protein FATTY ACID EXPORT 7-like; the protein is MDKSTSQLLTLGYAALLGAGGVMGFVKSCSQKSLVAGGVSAALLCHVYTQLPERPLYASSLGLGTSVTLLAVMGSRYKKSGKVFPAGVVSLVSLIMAGGYLHGILRSSKTL